In a genomic window of Gloeothece verrucosa PCC 7822:
- a CDS encoding class I SAM-dependent methyltransferase has translation MNKIISRLLQRIPYIKELYAKIAHLQNVLEQYQLGWPPGHFYSPIPNLEEIKAREEKIFNNIPRQIAGINLNEDEQINLLKQLSAYYSEQPFQDQKQKHLRYFFDNPNYSYGESIILYSLIRHIQPKKIIEIGSGYSSGVILDTNELFFNNSISCVFIEPYPNLLYSLLKEGDQERIEIVDKNLQDIDPQFFSSLTAGDILLIDSTHVSKVDSDVNHILFDILPSLNPGVYVHFHDICYPFEYPKQWVYQGRAWNEAYILRAFLQYNTSFEIVIFNSFLGYFCLDLLQQYLPLCAKNPGISIWLKKV, from the coding sequence ATGAACAAGATTATCTCGCGTCTTTTGCAACGGATTCCCTATATAAAAGAGCTTTACGCTAAAATTGCCCACCTACAAAATGTTCTAGAGCAATATCAGCTTGGATGGCCGCCGGGACATTTTTACTCTCCGATTCCAAATTTAGAAGAGATCAAAGCTAGAGAAGAAAAAATTTTTAACAACATACCCAGACAAATTGCTGGAATTAATCTTAATGAAGACGAGCAGATCAATTTGCTAAAGCAATTAAGTGCTTACTATAGCGAGCAACCCTTTCAAGACCAAAAACAAAAGCATTTAAGATATTTTTTTGATAACCCTAATTATTCTTATGGGGAATCAATCATCCTCTATAGTTTAATCAGACATATCCAGCCAAAAAAAATTATTGAAATTGGCTCAGGCTATTCTTCGGGTGTCATTCTTGATACTAATGAACTTTTTTTTAATAATTCAATATCCTGTGTGTTTATTGAACCCTATCCCAACTTATTATATTCACTTTTAAAAGAGGGTGATCAAGAGCGCATTGAAATTGTTGATAAAAATCTTCAAGATATTGATCCTCAATTTTTTTCTTCACTGACAGCAGGAGATATTCTTTTAATTGATTCTACTCATGTTTCTAAAGTCGATAGTGATGTTAATCATATTCTATTCGATATATTACCCTCTTTGAATCCTGGTGTTTATGTTCACTTCCATGATATTTGTTATCCATTTGAATATCCAAAACAATGGGTATATCAAGGCAGAGCTTGGAATGAAGCTTATATACTGAGAGCTTTTTTGCAATACAATACCTCTTTTGAAATTGTAATTTTTAATTCATTTTTAGGTTACTTTTGCCTAGACTTATTACAGCAGTATTTGCCTTTATGTGCTAAAAATCCTGGGATTAGTATTTGGCTAAAAAAAGTTTAA
- a CDS encoding class I SAM-dependent methyltransferase has product MTQSVEYPNWTAYEPQLLPPLELIYSEGVTCLEEWYRWAEEWSMLLRVYGGITRTSQVLEIGCGLGRIPFALKAILTPDGSYDGFEICRYKITFLEKKFHQVYPNFKFIWANIFNSYYNPEGEIQGKNYKFPYVDQSFDIVFAASVFTHMLPDTAEHYFKETYRVLKPGGKAVFSFFLLDNYRPGQPRPFTFALPIFNFDHSYGEYGDQFAIVSPNNPEEMTAYRLSLIKHFATQAGLELAHEPVPGIWSGTHVNWIGAQDLIILQKTA; this is encoded by the coding sequence ATGACTCAATCTGTTGAATATCCCAATTGGACTGCTTATGAACCTCAATTATTACCGCCCTTGGAATTAATATACTCTGAAGGGGTAACCTGCTTGGAAGAGTGGTATAGATGGGCCGAAGAATGGAGTATGCTTTTACGAGTTTACGGAGGAATAACCCGAACCAGTCAGGTCTTAGAAATTGGATGTGGACTAGGCAGGATTCCCTTTGCTTTAAAAGCTATCCTAACACCAGATGGTTCTTATGATGGGTTTGAAATTTGCCGTTACAAAATCACTTTTTTAGAAAAAAAATTTCATCAAGTTTACCCAAATTTTAAGTTTATTTGGGCTAATATTTTTAACAGCTATTATAATCCCGAAGGAGAAATTCAAGGAAAAAATTATAAATTTCCCTATGTTGATCAATCCTTTGATATTGTCTTTGCCGCCTCTGTATTTACCCACATGTTGCCTGATACGGCTGAACATTATTTTAAAGAAACCTATCGAGTTTTAAAGCCAGGAGGAAAGGCAGTATTTAGCTTTTTTTTATTAGATAATTACCGTCCTGGCCAACCTCGTCCCTTTACCTTTGCATTACCTATCTTTAATTTTGATCATTCTTACGGCGAATATGGCGATCAGTTTGCGATTGTTTCGCCAAATAATCCAGAAGAAATGACAGCTTACCGACTCAGTTTAATTAAGCATTTTGCTACCCAGGCAGGTCTTGAATTAGCTCATGAACCTGTGCCCGGAATTTGGTCAGGAACTCATGTAAATTGGATTGGAGCGCAGGATTTAATAATCTTGCAAAAAACAGCCTAA